A DNA window from Gammaproteobacteria bacterium contains the following coding sequences:
- a CDS encoding D-amino acid aminotransferase — protein sequence MDTVYLNGEYLPRAEARIGADDRGFLLSDGIYEVTPAYGGRFFRGDRHLARMTRGLAALRIDYDTGRLPAVKQRLLELNGLADADFAYVYMQVTRGTAPRTHYFPPHAVEPTVYAYARPHQRPSSETWERGYRAITAPDRRWARVDIKSIALLPNVLAMQAAVDAGVDDVILVRDGVAIEGAHSNFFAVTGGALVTHPATHQILHGITREYVLELAAGLGVAVELRPLAVEELASASEAFLTGTTTEVHPIVEIDGQPVGDGRVGPVAKRLSEAFRKGLPGAA from the coding sequence GTGGACACGGTCTATCTGAACGGCGAGTACCTGCCGAGGGCCGAAGCCCGCATAGGCGCGGACGACCGCGGCTTTCTGTTGTCCGACGGCATCTACGAGGTCACCCCTGCGTACGGGGGACGCTTCTTTCGCGGGGACCGCCACCTCGCGCGCATGACCCGTGGCCTGGCGGCGCTGCGCATCGACTACGACACGGGCCGGCTGCCCGCCGTCAAGCAGCGGCTGCTGGAGCTGAACGGCCTGGCCGACGCCGACTTCGCCTACGTCTACATGCAGGTGACGCGGGGCACGGCTCCCCGCACTCACTACTTTCCGCCGCACGCCGTGGAGCCCACCGTGTACGCGTATGCACGCCCGCACCAGCGGCCTTCCAGCGAAACCTGGGAGCGAGGCTACCGGGCCATCACCGCCCCTGACCGGCGCTGGGCCCGGGTCGACATCAAGAGCATCGCGCTGCTGCCCAACGTTCTGGCCATGCAGGCCGCCGTGGACGCCGGGGTGGACGACGTCATCCTGGTGCGCGACGGGGTCGCCATCGAGGGGGCCCACAGCAACTTCTTCGCGGTGACAGGCGGTGCGCTGGTGACCCACCCGGCCACCCACCAGATCCTGCACGGCATCACCCGCGAGTACGTGCTCGAGCTGGCGGCCGGACTGGGAGTCGCAGTCGAGTTGCGCCCCCTCGCGGTGGAGGAACTTGCATCCGCGAGCGAGGCGTTCCTGACGGGCACGACCACGGAGGTCCATCCCATCGTGGAGATCGACGGGCAGCCGGTCGGCGACGGAAGGGTGGGGCCCGTGGCGAAGCGGCTGTCGGAAGCGTTCCGGAAGGGGCTGCCGGGCGCGGCGTAG
- the uvrA gene encoding excinuclease ABC subunit UvrA — translation MTGDTLIIRGAREHNLRNINLKLPRERIVVITGLSGSGKSSLAFDTIYAEGQRRYVESLSAYARQFLGLMEKPDVDSIEGLSPAISIEQKTVNRNPRSTVGTVTEIYDYLRLLWARAGTPHCPECGRPVLRQSATQIVEQLLERQAGRQVEVLAPLVRGRKGEFRELFERARRTGFVRALVDGQVYDLSHPPALNRYENHDIAIVVDRLTVRDSDRGRLADSIETALSTAEGVAGVRVRGEDDPLLFSEQYACVECGTNLPELEPRQFSFNSPFGACEDCGGLGTRREVNPQLLLGDPGLSVMEGVVLPWGDPAGHLRRSVIPGLAAAYEFDPREPWNTLDPEVHQGILWGSAPMKIRFPYRSAGSAGYYEDVWEGVVASVERRYRETGSDYVRGQLESYMSVLPCKACDGTRLGPRSRAVTLGGRSIGRVIELPISECLAFVRSLPVAGRLRSDTLAQAPGPPLPAEIAGPILKEVENRLRFLTAVGLDYLSLGRSADTLSGGEAQRIRLATQIGSGLVGVLYILDEPSIGLHPRDNHGLLDTLRSLRDLGNTVLVVEHDEDTILAADHVVDLGPGAGRQGGEVVAAGTVQEVVNHPRSLTGAYLRGAREIPVPARRRPADPERRLVVEGARQHNLRDLAVGFPLGCFIAVTGVSGSGKSTLVNHTLYRALARRFYRSVALPGNHDEVHGAELIDKVIEVNQSPIGRTPRSNPATYTGLFTPIRQLFASLPESQVRGYGPGRFSFNVKGGRCESCKGDGLVKIEMHFLPDVYVPCDVCRGRRYNRETLDIAYKGRNIAEVLAMPVAEALEFFDAVPRVRHRLRTLAQVGLGYVRLGQPATTLSGGEAQRVKLASELSKRATGRTLYILDEPTTGLHFEDVRVLLEVLHRLVDRGNTVVVIEHNLHVIKTADWLIDLGPEGGAGGGRVVAAGTPEEVAAQRTSYTGAFLADLLRDRNRERRRA, via the coding sequence ATGACCGGCGACACGCTCATCATCCGGGGAGCGCGCGAGCACAACCTCCGCAACATCAACCTCAAGCTCCCCCGCGAACGTATCGTCGTCATCACCGGCCTGTCCGGATCGGGGAAATCATCGCTCGCGTTCGACACGATCTACGCCGAGGGACAACGGCGCTACGTGGAATCGCTTTCCGCCTACGCCCGTCAGTTCCTGGGCCTGATGGAGAAGCCCGACGTCGACTCCATCGAGGGGCTGTCGCCGGCGATCTCCATCGAGCAGAAGACGGTGAACCGAAACCCGCGGTCGACGGTGGGCACGGTCACCGAGATCTACGACTACCTGCGCCTGCTGTGGGCGCGCGCGGGCACCCCGCACTGTCCGGAGTGCGGCCGGCCCGTCCTGCGCCAGAGCGCCACCCAGATCGTGGAACAGCTTCTGGAACGGCAGGCGGGCAGGCAGGTCGAGGTCCTCGCTCCCCTGGTGCGGGGGCGCAAGGGCGAGTTCCGGGAGCTGTTCGAACGGGCGCGCCGCACCGGCTTCGTGCGGGCGCTCGTCGATGGCCAGGTCTACGACCTTTCTCATCCTCCCGCGCTAAATCGGTACGAGAACCACGATATCGCCATCGTCGTCGACCGCCTCACGGTGCGCGACTCCGACCGCGGCCGCCTCGCCGACTCGATCGAAACCGCCCTCTCGACGGCCGAGGGCGTCGCAGGGGTGCGGGTGCGCGGAGAAGACGATCCCCTGCTCTTCAGTGAGCAGTATGCGTGCGTGGAGTGCGGCACCAACCTGCCGGAGCTGGAACCGCGCCAGTTCTCCTTCAACTCCCCCTTTGGCGCGTGCGAGGACTGCGGCGGGCTGGGGACGCGGCGGGAGGTCAACCCGCAACTCCTGCTCGGCGACCCCGGGCTCTCGGTCATGGAGGGGGTGGTGCTTCCCTGGGGGGATCCCGCCGGACATCTGCGCCGCTCGGTGATCCCCGGGCTGGCGGCCGCCTACGAGTTCGACCCGCGCGAGCCCTGGAACACCCTGGACCCCGAGGTCCACCAGGGCATCCTGTGGGGTTCGGCTCCCATGAAGATCCGCTTCCCCTACCGGTCGGCGGGATCCGCGGGATACTACGAGGACGTCTGGGAGGGCGTGGTCGCCAGCGTCGAGCGGCGCTACCGGGAGACCGGATCGGACTACGTGCGCGGCCAGCTCGAGTCCTACATGTCGGTGCTGCCGTGCAAGGCGTGCGACGGGACGCGCCTCGGCCCCCGCTCCCGGGCCGTGACCCTGGGCGGCCGCTCCATCGGCCGGGTGATCGAGCTGCCCATCTCGGAGTGCCTGGCCTTCGTGCGCTCGCTCCCGGTGGCCGGCCGCCTGCGCTCCGACACCCTCGCGCAGGCTCCCGGCCCGCCGCTCCCGGCCGAAATCGCCGGTCCGATCCTCAAGGAGGTCGAGAACCGCCTCCGCTTCCTGACCGCCGTGGGCCTCGACTACCTCAGCCTGGGCCGCTCGGCCGACACCCTCTCCGGGGGGGAGGCGCAGCGCATCCGCCTGGCGACCCAGATCGGCAGCGGCCTGGTGGGCGTGCTCTACATCCTGGATGAACCGTCGATCGGCCTGCATCCACGCGACAACCACGGCCTGCTCGACACGCTCCGCTCGCTGCGCGACCTGGGCAACACCGTGCTGGTGGTGGAACACGACGAGGACACCATCCTCGCCGCCGACCACGTCGTCGACCTGGGTCCGGGGGCCGGCCGTCAGGGGGGCGAGGTGGTGGCCGCGGGGACGGTGCAGGAGGTCGTCAACCATCCGCGCTCGCTCACCGGCGCGTACCTGCGCGGCGCGCGCGAAATACCCGTGCCGGCCCGGCGCCGGCCCGCCGACCCCGAGCGTCGGCTCGTGGTTGAGGGCGCGCGCCAGCACAACCTGCGCGACCTGGCGGTAGGGTTTCCCCTGGGGTGTTTCATCGCGGTCACCGGGGTCAGCGGGTCGGGCAAGTCCACCCTGGTGAACCATACCCTGTACCGCGCCCTGGCGCGCCGCTTCTACCGGTCCGTGGCCCTCCCCGGAAATCACGACGAGGTGCACGGCGCCGAGCTGATCGACAAGGTCATCGAGGTGAACCAGTCGCCCATCGGACGGACGCCGCGCTCCAATCCCGCGACCTACACCGGCCTCTTCACCCCCATCCGCCAACTTTTCGCGAGCCTACCCGAGTCACAGGTGCGAGGCTACGGTCCGGGCCGTTTCTCGTTCAACGTCAAGGGAGGCAGATGCGAATCGTGCAAGGGCGACGGGCTAGTGAAGATCGAGATGCACTTCCTGCCCGACGTCTACGTGCCGTGCGACGTATGCCGGGGCCGGCGCTACAATCGCGAGACCCTCGACATCGCCTACAAGGGCCGGAACATCGCCGAGGTTCTTGCGATGCCCGTCGCGGAGGCCCTCGAGTTTTTCGATGCCGTGCCCCGCGTTCGCCACCGCCTCAGGACGCTGGCGCAGGTCGGGCTCGGCTACGTTCGGCTGGGGCAGCCGGCGACGACCCTCTCGGGCGGCGAGGCGCAGCGGGTCAAGCTGGCGAGCGAACTCTCCAAGCGCGCGACCGGCAGGACCCTGTACATCCTCGACGAACCCACCACGGGACTGCACTTCGAGGACGTGCGCGTCCTGCTGGAGGTGCTGCACCGCCTGGTGGACCGCGGCAACACGGTGGTGGTCATCGAGCACAACCTGCACGTCATCAAGACCGCCGACTGGCTCATCGACCTCGGCCCGGAAGGGGGCGCGGGCGGAGGGCGGGTGGTCGCAGCCGGAACACCCGAAGAGGTCGCCGCGCAGCGGACCTCGTACACGGGGGCCTTCCTGGCGGATCTGCTGCGGGACAGGAACCGGGAGCGGCGGAGGGCGTAG
- a CDS encoding translocation/assembly module TamB codes for MSGAGPAAETETGSGVRRARGGRVLLIGCLSLAALLCAATVALVYTRPGQRIVVGEVLRRASARLSADVAVSGIRSANLLAGVTLSGVTIAEAGRPAAFVADSIRVRYSLRSLFGGELALAGLELWNPLLTVERGPGEDESNWSRILADPREAATALNLQSGPEDEEPGLVLRDVAVFDGDVIVRVDTDAPPGRTGGVPAAGGGGFVGEQRFSRIRGRLRGAEFGAEQTALDVFALSLQGSVTEEPFELADLRGQILVGEDGLSFDAERLWLPETEMSGTGTVAWDGDLRIDASLSAPVAALEDIHWLVPGLPPARGSLELGLGLRPGLTSLAFSSLDLATADGGLEGSLTLTITPDSLLLDGDLGLQELSAAAFDPWLTSPLPWRGALAGSLRFQGGPEDLEVSGDLETVATAPADATSRFEFGGRVHVGPNPGVTGFSLTSMPFQYSLLGELDEPVAIGGLGSLRIEAEGRLSDGIDFVASAAHAAAGLPQSDVTVSGTIGHGDGATFVDLSGDLQPLSFTALGAFFPSLPVTGEVTGGVSARGPLADLEVELDLETPAGPLAMNARLDARDIGRSYQAETEVRDFHLSRIVPELPEPTIVTGGVFVDGRGLQPDSVVADVRVRIASAAVGVVAVDSARSAFRLEAGAATLDTLHAVTSLGTLDASGDLGLAEGLPPGEVRIAFASESLDGLRPFFMAGPIIAADTLSRLEIELLRLEGIDPDTLPLLREVEVDGRVSAEATLRGAVDRFTAEGIVTIDGFRFRENAISRAELDVRIDGLPGTDGRLIASILTDSFAVEGRDFASAAIDLDLSRSEGRLRADLQRSAEESYQTRATYQADATSGILHLDELTTRFAGGRWNLGGPARLLWDGERFVVDDFSFTRPGVGGMRIEADGVIPRGPGSADFELVVRSLPLERLTHVARLTGLEEDNLRGVVSLDLQVSGTGDDPGMEASFQADGLGYGNVDLTRVAGDLEYLDRRITGDVEAWSQEAQVLSARGSLAAALELGRAPERFPDEPMDIAVVARAFPLAVVSRVVPGLEDVEGVVDGELRLTGPPANIRTNGGLSLAGGALALPELGVRYTDVEAVLGFTEDARATLSGSLRSGGLATVNGSLHLRPLRDPALDLAIDGTSFRAVNRYDIEGVVSGQLRLTGNYRSPIVQGDLDVEQGTLYLDEFARYQTIVDLADTTFFAAVDTTLAGVLPIIEAGQNPFLDNLVAEIALSVESDSWLRSRQIDMEIDGGLELEYDRGARRFVAVGELAAIRGSYNYFGRRFVVQEGTLEFIGIPGVNPNLDIQAVARLRAGDSPLNVIANVGGTLVAPSVSLTSDAAAPIEEPELVSYLVFGRPPALLGSGESSLLGGAIITDGLSLGLGRLADEFQEAVAQEIGFVDYFAISNQRATQRLGPNPSLLGTLASTQIEFGRYLWDDVFLSVDLAPVGTTTQTRTRIPNARLEWRFADLWGFESFAEDPLLRRGVLGVQQSGPTYAHSLGLFIYREWGR; via the coding sequence ATGTCCGGCGCAGGCCCCGCAGCGGAAACCGAAACGGGATCCGGCGTCCGCCGCGCCCGCGGCGGGCGGGTTCTGCTGATCGGGTGCCTTTCGCTGGCCGCGCTCCTGTGTGCGGCGACGGTGGCGCTGGTGTACACCCGGCCGGGCCAGCGCATCGTTGTGGGGGAAGTCCTCCGCCGGGCGTCGGCACGGCTGAGCGCCGACGTCGCGGTCTCGGGAATCCGCTCCGCGAACCTGCTCGCCGGGGTCACCCTGTCCGGCGTCACGATCGCCGAAGCGGGAAGACCCGCCGCGTTCGTTGCGGACTCGATCCGCGTTCGCTATTCGCTCCGGAGCCTGTTCGGCGGGGAGTTGGCGCTAGCCGGGCTGGAGCTGTGGAATCCCTTGCTGACGGTCGAGCGCGGTCCCGGCGAGGACGAGTCGAACTGGAGCCGCATCCTCGCGGATCCGCGGGAAGCGGCCACCGCGCTCAACCTCCAGTCCGGGCCCGAGGACGAGGAACCCGGCCTGGTCCTGCGCGACGTCGCGGTCTTCGACGGCGACGTCATCGTGCGGGTGGACACGGACGCGCCTCCGGGACGCACGGGGGGTGTGCCGGCGGCGGGCGGCGGCGGCTTCGTGGGCGAACAGCGCTTCAGCCGTATCCGCGGGCGGCTGCGGGGGGCGGAATTCGGGGCGGAGCAGACCGCCCTCGACGTGTTCGCGTTGTCCCTGCAGGGGAGCGTGACCGAAGAACCATTCGAGCTGGCCGACCTTCGCGGGCAGATCCTCGTGGGAGAGGACGGACTCTCCTTCGACGCCGAACGTCTCTGGCTCCCCGAGACCGAAATGTCGGGAACGGGCACGGTCGCCTGGGACGGGGACCTGCGCATCGACGCAAGCCTGAGCGCTCCGGTTGCGGCGCTCGAGGACATTCACTGGCTGGTTCCGGGGCTGCCTCCGGCCCGCGGGTCCCTGGAACTGGGCCTCGGTCTGAGGCCGGGGTTGACGTCGCTCGCCTTCTCCTCCCTCGATCTTGCCACCGCCGACGGGGGACTCGAGGGTAGCCTCACCCTGACCATCACGCCGGATTCCTTGCTTCTGGACGGTGACCTCGGCCTGCAGGAGCTGAGTGCCGCCGCGTTCGATCCGTGGCTGACCTCGCCGCTCCCGTGGCGGGGTGCGCTCGCCGGCAGCCTGCGCTTCCAGGGCGGGCCGGAGGATCTGGAGGTTTCCGGCGACCTCGAGACGGTCGCGACCGCCCCGGCCGACGCCACTTCCCGGTTTGAATTCGGGGGTCGGGTGCACGTCGGGCCGAACCCCGGCGTGACCGGCTTTTCGCTCACGTCGATGCCGTTCCAGTACAGCCTGCTGGGCGAATTGGACGAGCCCGTCGCCATCGGAGGCTTGGGCTCGCTCCGCATTGAGGCAGAAGGACGCCTGTCGGACGGAATCGACTTCGTCGCGTCGGCGGCGCATGCGGCTGCGGGGCTCCCGCAGTCGGACGTGACCGTCAGCGGCACGATCGGACACGGGGACGGCGCAACGTTCGTGGACCTGTCCGGCGACCTCCAGCCGCTGTCGTTCACCGCACTGGGCGCGTTCTTCCCGTCCCTGCCGGTTACCGGCGAGGTCACCGGCGGCGTGAGCGCCCGCGGACCCCTCGCCGACCTCGAGGTCGAACTCGACCTCGAGACCCCCGCAGGGCCTCTGGCCATGAACGCGCGCCTCGATGCGCGCGACATCGGCCGCAGCTACCAGGCCGAGACCGAGGTGCGCGACTTCCACCTTTCGCGCATCGTGCCCGAACTGCCGGAACCCACGATCGTGACCGGCGGCGTGTTCGTGGACGGTCGCGGGCTCCAGCCCGACTCGGTCGTAGCCGACGTGCGAGTTCGCATCGCTTCCGCTGCGGTCGGGGTCGTTGCCGTGGACTCGGCGAGGTCCGCGTTTCGCCTGGAAGCGGGCGCGGCCACCCTGGACACGCTGCACGCCGTGACCAGCCTGGGCACTCTGGACGCATCCGGGGACCTGGGTCTCGCGGAGGGCCTCCCGCCCGGAGAGGTCCGCATCGCTTTCGCCAGCGAATCGCTGGACGGCCTGAGGCCCTTCTTCATGGCGGGTCCGATCATCGCGGCCGACACGCTGTCGCGCCTGGAGATCGAGTTGCTGCGCCTCGAGGGAATCGATCCCGACACCCTTCCCCTGCTGAGGGAGGTCGAGGTCGATGGGCGTGTCTCGGCCGAAGCCACCCTGCGCGGCGCGGTCGACAGGTTCACGGCGGAGGGCATCGTGACCATCGATGGCTTTCGCTTTCGCGAGAACGCGATCAGCCGGGCCGAACTGGACGTCCGGATCGACGGTCTGCCGGGGACCGACGGGCGGCTCATCGCCTCCATCCTCACCGACTCCTTCGCGGTTGAAGGCAGAGATTTCGCCTCCGCCGCCATCGACCTGGATCTTTCCCGATCCGAGGGCCGGCTGCGCGCCGACCTGCAGCGCTCGGCCGAAGAGAGCTACCAGACGCGCGCCACCTACCAGGCGGACGCAACCAGCGGAATACTCCACCTCGACGAGCTCACCACCCGCTTCGCCGGCGGCCGCTGGAATCTGGGCGGGCCGGCGCGCCTCCTGTGGGACGGCGAGCGTTTCGTGGTCGACGACTTCAGCTTCACGCGTCCCGGCGTGGGCGGCATGAGGATTGAAGCCGACGGCGTCATCCCGCGCGGCCCAGGCTCGGCGGACTTCGAGCTGGTGGTGCGGAGCCTCCCACTGGAGCGCCTGACCCACGTGGCGCGGCTGACCGGCCTGGAGGAAGACAACCTTCGCGGAGTGGTAAGCCTCGACCTGCAGGTATCCGGGACCGGAGACGACCCTGGAATGGAGGCCTCCTTCCAGGCCGACGGCCTGGGATACGGCAACGTGGACCTCACCCGGGTAGCGGGCGACCTCGAGTACCTGGACCGCCGGATCACCGGTGACGTCGAGGCGTGGAGCCAGGAAGCCCAGGTCCTGTCCGCCCGCGGCTCCCTGGCCGCGGCGCTGGAACTCGGGCGGGCGCCCGAACGCTTCCCCGACGAACCCATGGACATCGCGGTCGTCGCACGCGCGTTCCCGCTTGCGGTCGTTTCGCGCGTCGTTCCCGGCCTCGAGGACGTCGAGGGCGTGGTTGATGGAGAACTGCGTCTCACCGGTCCCCCGGCTAACATTCGCACGAACGGCGGACTGTCTCTGGCCGGAGGCGCCCTCGCACTGCCGGAACTGGGGGTCCGGTACACGGATGTGGAGGCCGTGCTGGGGTTCACCGAGGACGCCCGCGCCACGCTCTCGGGCAGTCTGCGTTCCGGTGGCCTCGCCACGGTGAACGGATCGCTGCACCTGCGCCCCCTGCGCGACCCGGCGCTCGACCTCGCCATCGACGGAACCAGCTTCAGGGCGGTCAACCGCTACGACATCGAGGGAGTGGTCAGCGGGCAGTTGCGGCTGACCGGAAACTACCGCAGCCCGATCGTGCAGGGGGACCTGGACGTCGAACAAGGGACCCTCTACCTCGACGAGTTCGCGCGCTACCAGACCATCGTCGACCTGGCGGACACCACCTTCTTCGCCGCCGTGGATACCACCCTGGCCGGGGTGCTGCCCATCATCGAGGCCGGACAGAACCCGTTCCTCGACAATCTGGTCGCGGAGATCGCACTGAGTGTGGAGAGCGACAGCTGGCTGCGCAGCCGCCAGATCGACATGGAGATCGACGGCGGCCTCGAGCTGGAGTACGACCGTGGGGCACGCCGCTTCGTGGCGGTCGGGGAGCTCGCGGCCATCCGGGGATCCTACAACTACTTCGGCCGCCGCTTCGTGGTGCAGGAGGGAACCCTCGAGTTCATCGGCATTCCCGGCGTCAACCCGAACCTGGACATCCAGGCGGTGGCCCGCCTGCGTGCCGGGGACAGCCCGCTCAACGTGATCGCCAACGTGGGCGGCACCCTGGTGGCTCCCTCGGTGTCGCTCACCAGCGACGCGGCCGCGCCCATCGAGGAACCGGAACTCGTCAGCTACCTGGTGTTCGGCCGGCCCCCGGCACTGCTGGGCTCCGGCGAGTCGTCACTGCTGGGCGGGGCGATCATCACCGATGGCCTGTCGCTCGGCCTGGGTCGGCTGGCAGACGAGTTCCAGGAGGCCGTCGCGCAGGAGATCGGCTTCGTGGACTACTTCGCCATCTCCAACCAGCGGGCCACGCAGCGCCTTGGCCCCAATCCCAGCCTGCTGGGCACCCTCGCCTCCACGCAGATCGAGTTCGGCCGCTATCTGTGGGACGATGTCTTCCTGTCCGTCGACCTGGCTCCGGTCGGGACCACCACCCAGACGCGCACCCGAATCCCCAACGCGCGCCTGGAGTGGCGCTTCGCCGACCTGTGGGGCTTCGAGAGTTTCGCCGAGGACCCGCTCCTGCGCCGGGGCGTGCTCGGGGTCCAGCAGAGCGGCCCGACCTACGCACATTCGCTGGGGCTGTTCATCTATCGCGAGTGGGGCCGATGA
- a CDS encoding PspA/IM30 family protein, which yields MGIFQKLSTLIKSNINDLIAKAENPEKMLNQIILDMRDQLAKAKRDVAGAIADERKLGAQLDAEVKQAQAWQKRAELAVREGRDDLAMQALSRQQEHTQRAGALEQTWRAQKEETEKLKGSLRTLNDKIEEAKRKRNLLIAKQKRAQAQKRIHATMSGLSDQSAFEAFNRMAAKIEEEERRSLAQAEVTEALTGDSLEDEFLRLESGSEDTAVDDRLLALKAKMGLLPGGAPEPPRQLTAGGASAEAASAEDAEADDSDASSSAPVAPIQEAQLLEEFERLGKNDGS from the coding sequence ATGGGAATCTTCCAGAAGCTGTCGACGCTCATCAAGTCGAACATCAACGACCTGATCGCGAAGGCGGAAAACCCGGAGAAGATGCTCAACCAGATCATCCTCGACATGCGGGACCAGCTCGCCAAGGCGAAGCGCGATGTCGCGGGAGCGATCGCGGACGAGCGCAAGCTCGGAGCTCAGCTCGATGCCGAGGTCAAGCAGGCCCAGGCGTGGCAGAAGCGGGCGGAGCTGGCCGTGAGGGAGGGCCGTGACGACCTCGCCATGCAGGCTCTGAGCCGGCAGCAGGAACACACCCAGCGCGCAGGGGCGCTGGAGCAGACCTGGCGTGCGCAGAAGGAGGAGACCGAGAAACTCAAGGGATCGCTCCGGACCCTGAACGACAAGATCGAGGAGGCCAAGCGCAAGCGGAACCTCCTGATCGCGAAGCAGAAGCGGGCTCAGGCGCAGAAGCGCATCCACGCCACCATGTCCGGGCTCTCGGACCAGTCGGCGTTCGAAGCGTTCAACCGCATGGCGGCCAAGATCGAGGAAGAGGAACGCCGCAGCCTCGCTCAGGCGGAAGTCACCGAGGCGCTGACCGGGGATTCGCTCGAAGATGAATTCCTGAGGCTGGAATCCGGCAGCGAGGACACCGCAGTGGACGACCGCCTGCTGGCCCTGAAGGCGAAGATGGGATTGCTTCCGGGAGGCGCGCCCGAGCCTCCCCGGCAGCTCACCGCCGGGGGCGCGTCCGCCGAGGCCGCATCCGCGGAAGACGCCGAAGCCGACGATTCCGACGCCTCCTCCTCCGCTCCCGTCGCGCCCATACAGGAGGCGCAGCTTCTCGAGGAGTTCGAGCGGCTGGGCAAGAACGACGGGTCGTGA
- a CDS encoding phosphoribosyltransferase family protein, which yields MPSRYNQPRFPDPTGDYLDVSWEMFGELCRALALKVAREHRPDLVVGIARAGVIPGAIVASMLRLDFHSMKISRRGDDNSIRERPEVLDAAPRVAAGRRVLLVDEITTSGETLRLGLAAVRDVGPAEVRTATCFVRPRGYKPDYFALETGSTVIFPWDRKIFQDRQFVVNPRYESVLDE from the coding sequence ATGCCATCCAGATACAACCAGCCCCGCTTCCCGGACCCGACCGGAGACTACCTCGACGTGTCCTGGGAGATGTTCGGGGAACTGTGCCGGGCGCTCGCGCTCAAGGTGGCGCGCGAACACAGGCCCGACCTGGTCGTCGGCATCGCTCGCGCGGGCGTCATTCCGGGCGCCATCGTCGCGTCCATGCTGCGTCTCGACTTCCACTCGATGAAAATCTCGCGCCGGGGAGACGACAACTCGATCCGGGAGCGCCCCGAGGTGCTCGACGCGGCTCCCCGCGTCGCCGCCGGCCGCCGGGTGCTGCTCGTGGACGAGATCACCACTTCCGGGGAGACCCTGCGGCTGGGGCTCGCGGCCGTACGCGACGTCGGGCCCGCCGAAGTCCGCACCGCGACCTGCTTCGTGCGGCCGCGGGGCTACAAGCCCGACTACTTTGCGCTGGAGACCGGTTCCACCGTAATATTTCCGTGGGACAGGAAGATCTTTCAGGATCGGCAGTTCGTCGTGAATCCGAGGTACGAGAGCGTACTGGACGAATAG
- a CDS encoding YbjN domain-containing protein has translation MVSREDVEGFLIRMDLDYQEVDEGMFLAHGDNGGAGVVVHHSDPVLVLRLKMMDLPAEPEDELTGLYRTLLELNATDIVHGAYGIEEGELILTDTLELENLDFTELQASIESLQLAASSHMGRIRELAQASSAPQAMEG, from the coding sequence ATGGTAAGTCGAGAGGATGTCGAAGGCTTCCTGATCCGCATGGATCTGGACTATCAAGAGGTCGACGAGGGCATGTTCCTCGCACACGGCGACAATGGCGGCGCGGGCGTGGTGGTCCACCACTCGGATCCCGTGCTGGTGCTGCGCCTCAAGATGATGGATCTTCCGGCGGAGCCGGAGGACGAGCTCACCGGGCTGTACCGCACACTGCTGGAACTCAACGCGACCGACATCGTGCACGGCGCCTACGGAATCGAGGAGGGGGAGCTGATCCTCACCGACACCCTCGAACTGGAGAACCTGGACTTCACCGAACTGCAGGCCTCGATCGAGAGCCTTCAGCTCGCGGCGTCGAGTCACATGGGCAGGATTCGCGAGCTTGCGCAGGCGAGCAGCGCACCGCAGGCGATGGAGGGCTGA